In Bombus huntii isolate Logan2020A chromosome 9, iyBomHunt1.1, whole genome shotgun sequence, a single window of DNA contains:
- the LOC126869388 gene encoding dual specificity tyrosine-phosphorylation-regulated kinase 1A-like isoform X2: MVHNVFVWQREKTNAVKALAREQCEAAVQLQRQQQLQQHQNQPQLQQQQQLRGPLTIHHAGCPTKVGPVTNQLNTSHATHGRAAQYQHYHHHHHHRHVSMSPPPLLLSSPVPIAATHNHQNVSGHRNVVKPPDTSADRSPPSPGNKLNRSQHLPREATGSVSPGLPAATLDLSSAATTNSPHELSTLV; the protein is encoded by the exons ATGGTCCATAACGTCTTCGTGTGGCAGAGG GAGAAGACGAATGCCGTGAAGGCGTTAGCGCGCGAACAGTGCGAAGCGGCGGTACAGCTGCAGCGTCAGCAACAGCTGCAACAGCACCAGAACCAGCCCCAgctacaacagcaacaacaactacGTGGCCCGTTAACCATCCACCATGCTGGCTGCCCAACGAAAGTCGGGCCCGTGACGAACCAACTAAATACCAGCCACGCAACGCACGGCCGAGCTGCACAGTACCAACActatcatcaccatcatcatcatcgacaCGTGTCAATGTCCCCACCGCCCTTGTTGCTCTCATCGCCAGTTCCGATCGCGGCGACGCACAATCATCAGAACGTGAGCGGACACAGAAACGTGGTTAAGCCACCGGATACATCAGCAGATAGATCGCCACCGAGTCCTGGAAATAAGCTAAATAGATCGCAGCATTTGCCACGGGAAGCAACCGGCAGCGTCAGTCCTGGTCTTCCGGCTGCCACATTGGATCTAAGTAGCGCAGCAACCACCAATAGTCCGCATGAATTGTCCACGttagtttag
- the LOC126869388 gene encoding protein odd-skipped-like isoform X1, which translates to MAESNPKEFSPWLSEKTNAVKALAREQCEAAVQLQRQQQLQQHQNQPQLQQQQQLRGPLTIHHAGCPTKVGPVTNQLNTSHATHGRAAQYQHYHHHHHHRHVSMSPPPLLLSSPVPIAATHNHQNVSGHRNVVKPPDTSADRSPPSPGNKLNRSQHLPREATGSVSPGLPAATLDLSSAATTNSPHELSTLV; encoded by the exons ATGGCTGAAAGTAATCCAAAAGAGTTTTCACCATGGTTATCg GAGAAGACGAATGCCGTGAAGGCGTTAGCGCGCGAACAGTGCGAAGCGGCGGTACAGCTGCAGCGTCAGCAACAGCTGCAACAGCACCAGAACCAGCCCCAgctacaacagcaacaacaactacGTGGCCCGTTAACCATCCACCATGCTGGCTGCCCAACGAAAGTCGGGCCCGTGACGAACCAACTAAATACCAGCCACGCAACGCACGGCCGAGCTGCACAGTACCAACActatcatcaccatcatcatcatcgacaCGTGTCAATGTCCCCACCGCCCTTGTTGCTCTCATCGCCAGTTCCGATCGCGGCGACGCACAATCATCAGAACGTGAGCGGACACAGAAACGTGGTTAAGCCACCGGATACATCAGCAGATAGATCGCCACCGAGTCCTGGAAATAAGCTAAATAGATCGCAGCATTTGCCACGGGAAGCAACCGGCAGCGTCAGTCCTGGTCTTCCGGCTGCCACATTGGATCTAAGTAGCGCAGCAACCACCAATAGTCCGCATGAATTGTCCACGttagtttag